From the Streptomyces sp. NBC_01216 genome, the window CGGCCAGGACTGCTCGCCGACCTCCTCGGCGATCTCGTGGATCGCGGTCCGGTAGTCGTCGTCGTTGGCCATGATGCCGAAGGTGCGGTTGCCCAGGGCCAGGACCATGGCTCCCGTCAGGGTCGCCACGTCGATGATCGCGTCCGGGTGCTCCTCGGAGGCCCGGGTCAGCGCGTCGGCCAGGACGAGCCGGCCCTCGGCGTCGGTGTTGAGCACCTCCACCGTCTTGCCGCTGTACATGCGCAGCACGTCACCGGGGCGGGTGGCCGAGCCCGACGGCATGTTCTCGGCCAGCGCCAGCCAGCCGGTGACGTTGACGGCGACGCCGATGCGGGCGGCGGCGACGACCGCGGCGAACACGGCGGCGGCGCCGCTCATGTCGCACTTCATCGTCTCGTTGTGACCGGCCGGCTTCAGGGAGATGCCGCCCGAGTCGTAGGTGATGCCCTTGCCGACCAGAGCGAGCGTCTTCTCCGCCTCCGGGTGGGTGTAGGCGATCCGGACCAGGCGCGGCGGGTTCTCGGAACCGACGCCGACGCCGAGGATGCCGCCGTACCCGCCCTTGGCCAGCGCTTTCTCGTCCAGGATCTGGACCTTGAGGCCGTGCTCCTTGCCCGCGGCCTGCGCCTCGGCGGCGAAGGCGGCCGGGGTCAGGTCGTTCGGCGGCATGTTGATCAGGTCGCGGGCGCGCTTGATCTCCTCGGTCAGCGCCTGGGCCCGCTCGGCGGCGGCCTTGTGGGCTTTGTCGCGCGGCTTGGCGCCGAGGAGGGCGACCTCGGCGAGCGGCTTGCGCGCCTCGCCGTTCTTGGCGTCCTGGTAGGCGGTGTAGGCGTAGGCGCCGAGCAGCGCGCCCTCCGCGACCGCCCCGGCGTCCTCGGCGGTGGCGATCGGCAGCGCGAACGCGGCCTTCTTCGAACCGGCCAGGGCGCGCGCGGCGGTACCGGCGGCGCGGCGCACGGTCTCGGTGTCGAAGCCCTCGCCGTCCTCGGGGGCGGTGCCCAGGCCGACGGCCAGGACGACGGGGGCCTTCAGGCCGGCGGGGGCGGGCAGCTTGGTCGCCTCACCCTCGGCACCCGACGCACCGAGGGTCTCGAGGACGGCGGCGAGCTTTCCGTCGAACGCCTGGTCCACGGCCTCGGCGCCCGGGGCGACGACCAGGGCCTTGCCGGACTTGGCGACGCCGACGACGAGGATGTCGGCGCGCAGCGTCGCCGCACCGGCGGTGCTGAGAGTGAGAGCAGTCACGGTGGTGAAATCTCGCTTCCATTGAGTTCTGTGGCGGTCGAGGGATGGGCCGACCGTGCCCGCCGCATAGTATTTCGGCCCGGAGAGCGCCGAGAACGAGCCTACGCTCGCTGTTCGCGTCCGCTCACGGCGACGGTGACGCGCTCGTCCGAGGTGTCTCCTCCACGTGTACCGCCGGGGCGGTGCCCGGGCCAAGGCCCGGGGCGTGATGCCGTCGCGCGAGGGGTGCCGCGGCGCGGGGCCCGCCGGGCCGGCGGCGCGGGCCTCTCACGAGGGGGTCCTCGCCCCCCGGGGAGGATGCCCCGGTCCTCTCGCCGTGGCCGGTGCCCCTTCTTCCGGTGGCGGTGCGGTCCGAGGCCGCCGGGACCGTGCCGGGGCCCGGCGACAATGGCGTGAAAGCGGCGGCCGTCAGCCCAGCGTCAGCGCGACCAGCACCGCGGTCGCCGCCGTCTCCTCCACCGCCCCGAACACGTCGCCCGTCACTCCGCCGAACCTCCGCACACACCGGCGCAGCAGCAGCGCAGCCGCGCCGAGGCCCGCTCCCGCGGCCAGCACGTACCGGACGGCGTCATACGGGGAGAACAGCGCGCCCGCCGCCGCGCACAGCAGCAGGACCAGGCCGGTGACCAGCGTCGCGGCACGCGCCGGGACGGTCGAGGCGACGATCGCGCCGAGCCCTTCCGGGCGGGCCGCCGGGACACCGGCGCGGGAGGCGTGGGTGAGCGCGAGACGGGCGACGGTGGCGGCGAGGGCGGCGGCGACCGTGCCGGGCGCCCAGCCCTCGCCGTACAGCCGGGAGAGGGCCGCGACCTGGGCGAGCAGTGTGAGGAGCAGCACGACGACGCCGAACGGTCCGATGTCGGACCGCTTCATGATCCGCAGGGCGTCCTCCGCGGGCTTCGCGCTGCCGAGCCCGTCCGCGGTGTCCGCCAGACCGTCCAGGTGCAGACCGCGGGTCAGCAGCGCCGGTACGGCGGTGGTGATCACGGCCGCGAGGAGCGGGCCCGCGCCGAGCAGCAGGAACACGCCGCCGAGCGCGGCCGAGAGGAGACCGACGACCAGGCCGGCCAGCGGGGCCCACAGCATGCCGGAGCGTGCCGCGTCCCGGTCCCAGCGGGTGATGCGGGCGGGAAGCACCGTGAGGGTGCCGAAGGCGAAACGCAGGCCGTCCATCGGGGCAGCGTAATCGGCGCCTCCGGCCGGTAAATTACGCGTATCCGACCAAAACATACAGAACAGAAGCGGGTGGCATGGGTCACTGGTTCACGCGCAACTTCATCGAGCCGGGCAAACTCCCGACGCTGCTCGCTCTGGTCTCCTTCCTCCTCACCTTCGTGATCACCCGGACGATCACCCGGCTCATCCGGGCGGGGAAGGGGCCGTTCCGGAACGTCTCCTCCGCCGGCGGGCTGCACATCCACCATGTCGTCCCGGGGGTCGTCCTCACCGTCCTCGGCGGCTTCGGCGCCGTCGCGAGC encodes:
- a CDS encoding adenosylcobinamide-GDP ribazoletransferase; amino-acid sequence: MDGLRFAFGTLTVLPARITRWDRDAARSGMLWAPLAGLVVGLLSAALGGVFLLLGAGPLLAAVITTAVPALLTRGLHLDGLADTADGLGSAKPAEDALRIMKRSDIGPFGVVVLLLTLLAQVAALSRLYGEGWAPGTVAAALAATVARLALTHASRAGVPAARPEGLGAIVASTVPARAATLVTGLVLLLCAAAGALFSPYDAVRYVLAAGAGLGAAALLLRRCVRRFGGVTGDVFGAVEETAATAVLVALTLG
- a CDS encoding leucyl aminopeptidase, translating into MTALTLSTAGAATLRADILVVGVAKSGKALVVAPGAEAVDQAFDGKLAAVLETLGASGAEGEATKLPAPAGLKAPVVLAVGLGTAPEDGEGFDTETVRRAAGTAARALAGSKKAAFALPIATAEDAGAVAEGALLGAYAYTAYQDAKNGEARKPLAEVALLGAKPRDKAHKAAAERAQALTEEIKRARDLINMPPNDLTPAAFAAEAQAAGKEHGLKVQILDEKALAKGGYGGILGVGVGSENPPRLVRIAYTHPEAEKTLALVGKGITYDSGGISLKPAGHNETMKCDMSGAAAVFAAVVAAARIGVAVNVTGWLALAENMPSGSATRPGDVLRMYSGKTVEVLNTDAEGRLVLADALTRASEEHPDAIIDVATLTGAMVLALGNRTFGIMANDDDYRTAIHEIAEEVGEQSWPMPLPADLRKGMDSPTADIANMGERMGGGLVAGLFLQEFVGEGITWAHLDIAGPAFHEGAPYGYTPKGGTGSAVRTLVKLAERTADGTV